In a single window of the Zea mays cultivar B73 chromosome 5, Zm-B73-REFERENCE-NAM-5.0, whole genome shotgun sequence genome:
- the LOC100383487 gene encoding SUPPRESSOR OF GAMMA RESPONSE 1 (The RefSeq protein has 1 substitution compared to this genomic sequence): MARSWLITCRGIAKKIRYTNPGASHHISELVAEARRECPNCSYIIDNSDVAMQWPGLPAGVKFDPSELELLEHLEQKVGLGDSRPHVLIDEFIPTIDNDEGICYSHPENLPGMKTDGSNAHFFHRVSKAYGCGQRKRRRTINCSDHTVSDEHVRWHKTGRSKAIYENGVIKGWKKIMVLYKISQRGRKPDRANWVMHQYHLGEEEDEKDGELVVSKIFCQLPNKSMEISETETAYEEPGAPASVIGPKTPKTVTPQPRHPKNSPCETEQSIFILQDQLLLDGEDEPTMPIVSLADDAMNPAWCAVAEEEQVVGEASRAQSNSDEPLLCREDPNSLNDEALLPWDYPILSQCRSEIFDRNLNGYGLPDLHNVDLGTPPDLQLADFQFGSQESLGSWLDRI; this comes from the exons ATGGCAAG GTCATGGCTGATAACTTGTAGGGGAATTGCTAAGAAAATAAGGTACACAAATCCTGGCGCTAATCACCATATAAGTGAACTGGTTGCAGAAGCACGGAGGGAATGCCCAAACTGCAGTTATATTATTGATAACAGCGAT GTTGCCATGCAGTGGCCTGGGTTGCCTGCTGGAGTCAAGTTTGATCCTTCTGAATTGGAGTTGCTTGAACATTTAGAACAGAAAGTTGGCCTGGGAGATTCAAGACCACATGTGCTCATTGATGAATTTATTCCAACTATAGACAATGATGAGGGAATCTGCTATTCACATCCTGAAAATCTTCCTG GTATGAAAACAGATGGTAGCAATGCTCATTTCTTTCATAGAGTTTCAAAAGCGTATGGTTGTGGTCAGCGCAAACGTCGAAGGACCATCAACTGCAGTGATCACACTGTTTCTGATGAGCATGTGAGATGGCACAAGACAGGGAGATCCAAAGCCATATATGAAAATGGTGTTATAAAAGGTTGGAAGAAAATAATGGTGCTGTACAAAATTTCGCAAAGAGGCAGAAAGCCTGATAGAGCTAATTGGGTAATGCATCAGTATCATCTTGGAGAAGAGGAAGACGAAAAGGACGGGGAACTTGTAGTATCTAAAATATTCTGTCAGTTGCCAAATAAGAGTATGGAAATTTCTGAAACAGAAACTGCTTATGAAGAACCTGGTGCACCTGCTTCGGTGATTGGTCCGAAAACTCCAAAGACAGTCACACCACAGCCACGCCATCCTAAAAATAGTCCATGTGAAACTGAGCAGAGTATTTTCATCCTGCAGGACCAG CTACTACTGGACGGTGAAGACGAGCCTACCATGCCTATCGTTAGTCTGGCGGATGATGCAATGAACCCTGCATGGTGTGCTGTAGCTGAAGAAGAGCAGGTTGTTGGAGAGGCATCTCGGGCTCAGTCAAACTCAGATGAACCTCTTCTCTGTCGCGAAGACCCAAATTCCTTAAACGACGAAGCATTGCTTCCCTGGGACTATCCGATTCTGTCGCAATGCAGGAGTGAGATTTTTGATCGGAACCTGAATGGATACGGGTTGCCTGATCTCCATAATGTGGATCTCGGCACGCCTCCAGATCTTCAGCTTGCT GATTTCCAGTTTGGCTCTCAGGAAAGCCTCGGCAGCTGGCTGGATCGCATCTAG